One part of the Orenia metallireducens genome encodes these proteins:
- a CDS encoding 4Fe-4S dicluster domain-containing protein — MTDYYTGRMKSGEEYTLTYISEVNWDKCIGCAACVKACGQEILMMVNTPSGYKAKLLVPAKCLGEGHCIQRCPTKALQSKLIEVKDNGDNS, encoded by the coding sequence ATGACAGATTATTATACAGGAAGAATGAAAAGTGGGGAGGAGTATACTTTAACTTATATTTCAGAGGTCAACTGGGATAAATGTATCGGCTGTGCTGCTTGCGTTAAAGCTTGTGGTCAAGAAATACTGATGATGGTTAACACTCCTTCTGGTTATAAGGCTAAATTGTTAGTTCCTGCTAAATGTTTAGGCGAAGGACATTGTATACAGAGATGTCCTACAAAAGCTCTTCAATCAAAGCTTATAGAAGTTAAAGATAATGGAGATAATAGCTGA